Within Candidatus Cloacimonadota bacterium, the genomic segment ACCCCTGTTGAATATTAAAATACAAAGCATTCAACGGGGCAGACGCTGATATTACTCTTTTTGTAATTAAATTTTTTATCTGCGTAAATCATTTTTTTCAGCGATGATCTGCGTCCAATCCCTATTTTACGGATGGACACGAATTAGAACAGGATTATTATTTGAACTCAATATTAACATTTCGAAATTCTGCTTTATATCTATAACCATTACTTACCATACTAATGCTGAGAAGGGATATTTTTGTAACGGAAGAAGAAACTTTCTCGAAAACCATTTCTGCAGGAGTAGGAACTTTGGGAATAATCAATTTATCCAAGTTCCAGCCTCTTGTTTCGGAATTGGCCAATTTCACAAAATTTGCAGAATATTCATTACCGGCTTCATCAAATATTTTAGTTTGAGCACGGTGAATTCTTAGGTTAGTGTCATCTTCGGAATTATTTGCAACAATCAGTGAGCAGGTTATGGTTCTGTCGTCCATTTTACAATTTATTAATTCAAAAGTAAAGACATCGTGTTTAACGATTTTGTCTAACTGTTCGTCCGATGAGGGAGTCGGGTCAATCGTAATGGGCTTCTCTTTCTTCGGGACAACTTTCTCAACCGGAGTTGGTAAATATTTTGCCAGTTCGTCACTTGCTTCTGCAAACATTTCGGCAAAATCTCGCTTATTGATTTTCAGTTTTTTGTAGGATGCTTGTAGAGCTTTCTCTTCGCTTCGGGAATTCAGCCCTGTTCCGGTAGCGAGAATACTTCCTACTTTTTTTCCTGAATCATTGATAACGAGAGACAATATCATTTCCGATTTGACGAGATACTGTTCTCCTGTGTATCCTTCGGTTTTTTCCGAACTTATCATCGTTACAGTGCCTGAAAGTCCGAAATCCGCATTATCAGAAACATTGTGTCCCAATCTTCCCACTTCTTTAGCAATTTTATTTTCCACAGATTTTAATCTGTTTCCATCTTCATCTTTAATTATTATGGAAAATGTCATTGCCGTATTTTCTGCAATGGAATAATCGGCTTTAGTCGCGGAATTCTTTAAGTATTTTCTATAAAATCCGGGTAATTTATAAATATTTGGTTTTGCGATCACACTACCACGTTTGTTTCTGAGGGATAAAGCAGTAACCCGGCATTTTACTTCACCTCTTTCATCAGTATTTTCAGTAGCAATAGTTTTATTATTTTCATAGGTGATTTTTATGGGAAT encodes:
- a CDS encoding LPP20 family lipoprotein, encoding MKKLILFLGIFLITSLSAEAPKWFTSGKLANYPAEYNYIGMGEGSSLENAQANAQKAIAAQLKVSIQAEVNLYTQELSGDMKSSYQELFESSTKTSVSETVKGIQFVDQAQDGDKYFVAAVLNMQQFATTLKGELDIEWTKISNLVSEGRNLIKDDKIFAGLDNFLDAQKFLTPFYTKKSIYDAMGTGSYKISEDITIASLNSEIRKILSGIKLSVVSGNDQTAKEGESLPKPIVFSVEYSGSKIPSIPIKITYENNKTIATENTDERGEVKCRVTALSLRNKRGSVIAKPNIYKLPGFYRKYLKNSATKADYSIAENTAMTFSIIIKDEDGNRLKSVENKIAKEVGRLGHNVSDNADFGLSGTVTMISSEKTEGYTGEQYLVKSEMILSLVINDSGKKVGSILATGTGLNSRSEEKALQASYKKLKINKRDFAEMFAEASDELAKYLPTPVEKVVPKKEKPITIDPTPSSDEQLDKIVKHDVFTFELINCKMDDRTITCSLIVANNSEDDTNLRIHRAQTKIFDEAGNEYSANFVKLANSETRGWNLDKLIIPKVPTPAEMVFEKVSSSVTKISLLSISMVSNGYRYKAEFRNVNIEFK